The genomic stretch CTTCTATTCGTTTCATAACCATGTATTTTGCTTCATAAGAAAAGCCATTAACCACACACCGAATTACTTAATTGCAATACGCTCTATATGGTTAACATTACTTTTTATCTTTTGACCTTGGAAGTTAGTTCTGGTCACTTCCGTTACTTGAATCACCAGATAATCACCACTTCGGGCAGCGGCAAGCAATTGTCTTATTGCTATATCCTCGCCACTAATATTGACCTGGTCCCTAGGCACTTCATTTCTCAGCAGTTTTACTACACCACCAGAAACCTGAAACCGTGCATCCTTAGGCATGGTCCTGCCAAAGGTAGGCTCTGGTACAGCTTTTATCTTTAGCTGAGAAGGTCCCGGAGCCGGAAAAGGCACACTGGTATCTATTTCTCTTTCCCCGTTAAAGGCTGTGATAGTCGGTGCAGGAACTGGGCGGATATCATAATTAACCGTTCCGATTTTGGCACCACCACTGCTTACGCCAATGTTTACTTTTCCTGAATTAGCAGGAATAATGGTCACATCACCAGGATTACTGCCCTTTATGGCCTGTCCATTGGTAACGGAAAACTCAGGTGCATAGCTATTGCCCAATGCGGGCACTTTAATGCTCAGTTCGTTTGCACATTGTGCATAAAGCTGCTGAATAGCCTCAGCGGTCACTTCGATGGTCGGATTGGCCACGAAATAGTCATAGTTTACACTCAACAGACTATCCTTACCATCGATATTTACAACCACTTCACCTTCCAAGGTACGCTTGGCAAGTCCCCTGTCATCATAACTGTCGGCAGGACCTACTGGAAAGCTAATTTTACCAAAACCGTTCTCCACAGGAACTTCTTTTCCGTTCACGCGCATTTTCGGTTGGGCCGAAGAAGAGGCCGAAGCGATAAACAGGTTGCCTTCAAATTTGGTCCCCGCCGCCACGATATTGGAGTTGGCAGCGACCATTGGTTCGAAGATATCGGCTTTATAGTAAAACGATCCCAAAGAGCGGGTAAGTGCTCCCAGGGATTCGGATTCGATATTTAGCACTTCGTTCTGATACTGACTTATAATGGCCAGCACCGCTCCGATAGGAGATTTTACAAAGTTCAGGTTTACGAAATCCTTGTACCTTACATCTGGGTCATTCTTGAACAAGTCGATTTCCTCGGCATCCTTGGCGATTCGCTCAAACTCCAACGGAATTCCAATTCCGCTCATTAATCCTTCGATCTCCTCCGGGTACCGATTAAGACGCTCTTGCATCTCATACCCTTTCTTGTTGTTATTAAAGATATTGCCAGCAATATCCGTATTTTTCAGAGCGCTGTTTTTGAATTGCCCTTCATCATT from Echinicola soli encodes the following:
- the porM gene encoding type IX secretion system motor protein PorM/GldM — protein: MAGGKETPRQKMIGMMYLVLTALLALQVSNQILQKFILLNDGLERTSKNYIEKNASIVSNIEATVEQQGNNEKDLPKVEAAKQIREKTSEIFSYLEGLKQELITQSNAKNDEGQFKNSALKNTDIAGNIFNNNKKGYEMQERLNRYPEEIEGLMSGIGIPLEFERIAKDAEEIDLFKNDPDVRYKDFVNLNFVKSPIGAVLAIISQYQNEVLNIESESLGALTRSLGSFYYKADIFEPMVAANSNIVAAGTKFEGNLFIASASSSAQPKMRVNGKEVPVENGFGKISFPVGPADSYDDRGLAKRTLEGEVVVNIDGKDSLLSVNYDYFVANPTIEVTAEAIQQLYAQCANELSIKVPALGNSYAPEFSVTNGQAIKGSNPGDVTIIPANSGKVNIGVSSGGAKIGTVNYDIRPVPAPTITAFNGEREIDTSVPFPAPGPSQLKIKAVPEPTFGRTMPKDARFQVSGGVVKLLRNEVPRDQVNISGEDIAIRQLLAAARSGDYLVIQVTEVTRTNFQGQKIKSNVNHIERIAIK